Below is a window of Picosynechococcus sp. PCC 7002 DNA.
ACACCGGGGGCAATAACCGCACGGGGATGAATCCTTACATCGCCACTAATTTGAATATCTGGATGGGTAATTGCCTGGAAAGTCACAATGATTCTGTCAACGGTGATTCAATTAATCACAGGTGGGGTAAGGGTTGGGGGATAGACATTCGTTTTCTCCCCCATAACGAAGTGGTCGCGTTACACAACCTAGGGGCGTTGGATAATTTCCTCAAGCACCCGTCGTTTAGCCGCTTCATCGACACCAATCATGCGGACATATTCGCCACTGTGCTCCTGGAGACAACCTTCGAGGTGACGTAAAACTTCTGCCTCTTGGGTGCTGTCAATGGTGCCACAACTACTCCAGGACTTAACACGGAAACGGCGCTTATCGGCGTGTTCTGTTCCAATCTTGTAGCCTTGCATCAAAAGCGAACGGACTTTAGAAACCACATCCCCACTGAGACTCCCGCTACTGTGACCCCCGAAACCATTGCTGCTTGGGGCTGCTTTCGTGCCTCCCGAAAAACTACTGGTTGCGGTTGCTGTCTGGACAGGCGCATTGTTGCCAGGGCGTTGGATGATGATCTCTGCGGCCCGTGTTTTGGAGTTGGGGTCAACGGCGATTAACTGGACATATTCGTTGGGGAACTGGGCGGCGATCGCCTGGATATTTGCCAAAATCTGATTAGCAGAATGACCCTCCACAAAGCCTGCCCCTAGCCAAGACTGGGTTTTAAAACGGCGAGTGCTGGCGTGTTCTGCCGTAAAGCTACAACCCTGGGAAGCCAGAGCCGCGATTTGCCCTGCCACATCACCACCCGAGGCCGTGTTAACCACCTTGTTGCCGCTGCGACGGGCGGAGGCTGTTGCCTTAGTAGATAGAGTCCCCGTTTCCCCAGGACGCTGGACGATTAATTCCGCTACCCGAAATTTGCTGTGGGGGTCAACGGCAATGACTTGCACATACTCATTGGGATATTGACCCAACAAGCCATTAACGTTGGTAATGATTTGTTCCGCAGAATGACCTTCGACAAAACCGGCGCTCAACCAAGATTGCGTCTTAAAACGACGGGTATTGGCATGTTCAGCGGTAAAGCTACAGCCCTGGGACGCTAAAGCATGGATCTGAGACGTTAAATCGCCCCCAACCGCTGCCGCTTGACTTCCCGCACTGGTGCCGTTGCTGCGGTTGCCGTTATTGCTGTAACTAGCCGTTGTCGATGTTTGGACTGGGGCACTATCGCCTGGACGTTGCACAACAATTTCTGCCGCCCTTGATTTGCTATTGGGAGCCACAGCGATTAACTGGACATATTCCCCGGCATGATCAGCCAGCACCCGGTTCAAGTTACCAATAATTTGATCGGCAGAATGACCTTCGACAAAACCAGCACTCAACCAAGATTTGGTTTTGAAGCGCCGCTTGTTGGCATATTCTGCGGTGAAGGTGCACCCTTGGGCGGCAAGGCCACGCACCTGATTGTAAAGATCTCCGTTTAAACTCATATTTCCCACCGATTGATGTTCGCTAGTACCGCTTGTATTTGTAGAAGAAGAGGGGGTTGGTTGCTGGTTGGCAGCAATTCGTGAACCATTATTAGTGGCCCCTGGGGAGACCTCCCGTAATGCTTCATTGATTTCCACCACCTGTTTGGCAAAGGCGCGATCGGCCTCGGTCACATTGGAGAGGCGCTCCACCTGCTGCTGGTTCGTAATCACAGCTCCCGAAGGCACATACTTGCCGGGGGGAATGTCCACATCTTGAACGAGGGCGTGCATCATGATGACACAACCATCACCGATGCGGGCATTAAACACTGTGGAACGAAAACCAACAAAGCAATCGTTGCCAATGTAGGCGGGACCATGGACAAGGGCCATGTGGGTAATACAGCTGCGATCGCCAATCCAGACAGAATAGTCATGGCCATCTGCCCCAACGACACGGCCCTGCTCCAAACCATGGATCACAACGCCATCTTGGATATTGGTTGCTGCCCCGATATGGAAAGGTGCGCCCTCATCTGCCCGAATAGACGTTCCCGGAGAAATGAGCACATGTTCGCAAACTGTGACATCACCAATTAAATTCGAGAAAGAATGCACATAGGCACTTTCGTGAATCTTTGGTTCAGCTAAGTCCTTAGACCAAGGTGTTGGGGGAGCCGCGGTACTGCGGACTACCATGAATCAATCCCTCCTATCAATGTCATTGATTGCTTCTCTCGCTAGCTTTTAACCATCCGCCATAAATTGCTTGAGATTACCAAACGAGCCACGCATTGACTTTGGGTAGTCCGGCTGGAAAGGATTCAGACCATTTAGCCTGCATCTTTCTTGCTGTAAAGGGAACGATTATCGACGTTGACCGTATCAATGATGCCAATGACCATCGCATCTAGGGGTCTTCCCTCCATTCCCGTTTCGGTACGGGCAGCACCACCACGACTGACCAAAACCCATTCATTGACGCCAGCGCCTACGAGATCTCCTGCCACTTCATATTTAGGAAGGGGCTGACCCTGTTCATCTATAAATTGAACGAGCAAAAATTTAATCCCCCGGAGGCTTTCTGCTTTGTAGGTGCTGACGACAGTGCCACGTACTTTGGCAATTTGCATGAAAATTTATAACTAAAAATTTTTTTATTAAAAAATTACACTCTTCTCAGAGGTTGGGGATTCACGCTTTCACGAAACTGTTCTACGGCTTCGGTGTACCGGATCGGCAGAACGTATTCGAGGTTCTCGTGGGGACGGGCGATGATGTGGGTAGAAAGCACTTGGCCACCGTTGACGCGGCTGACATTATCAGTACCGGCAGAAACGGAAGCTTGGACTTCAGAAACATCACCACGGACAATTACGGTAACGCGGCCACTACCGATTTTTTCGTAACCAACGAGGGTTACACGGGCGGCTTTTACCATCGCGTCAGCAGCTTCTACAACTGCGGGGAAACCGAGGGTTTCTACCATTCCGACTGCAATAGACATTGAGTTTTTCTCCTCTTGCTTTTAATTAATAGTTTCTGGAAATCACAGAGGATGCGTGACCGAAAAAAGAATGGCGATCGCCCCTCTGTCCCAGGGTTAATAGGTTCTGAATTGTTCTACTTCTTCGGTGTAGCGAATCGGCAAGACGTATTCGAGGTTTTCGTGGGGACGGGCGATGATGTGGGTAGAAAGCACTTCACCACCATTGACACGGTTGGCGCTCTCAATGCCAGCGGAAACGGAGGCTTGGACTTCAGAAACATCACCACGGACAATCACAGTAACGCGGCCACTACCGATTTTTTCGTAACCAACGAGGGTTACACGGGCGGCTTTTACCATCGCGTCAGCAGCTTCTACAACTGCGGGGAAACCGCGGGTTTCAATCATTCCAACTGCAATAGGCATCTAATTTATCCTCGCTTATCAAGCTTAATGTCTTAAAAATACTAAGGAACAGGCGTCCCCCTGGGAGTTTGGTCTGCTTCTAGTTGGGATAACGGAAGCGGCATAAGACCGACCACTTGCCTCTGCGCAGGGGTTAGGGTCCTTTACAGGCTTTATAGTGGACAAGGCGATCGCCAGGAATCGCGTTTGCTACTAATTTTGATTTTGGCAAGCTATGAAGAGCATAAGCAACAATGGCACCTTTGACAACATAAACTGCAATGATATTTCGTAATACCAAGGTTAAGTAGAGTCAATGCTTCATCGTTTAAATAGACAGGGGTTTCTAGAAGAAGTTGCCCAAAGGTCAGAGGACTAAGCTTTTCGCTGTTGAATGAAGGCGATCGCCTGTTGGAGCGCATCTAAACGATTTGTTACACGATTGCGGGGTGGCAGCAACTTTAACACTTCTAATTTCCTCAGGCGATCGCGCACCTGGCCCATGGCCCCCACTAAAAACACTTCCCGTCCCCGACCGTGGGCATCCCGGATCATCGTCTCCACCGCCAGGGAGGCCGTCACTCCCATCCGGGGTACCTCACTGAGGTCTAAAATTAAAACCTCGTATTTTTCAACGATGGCCATCCGTTGGGCAATCCCTTTCGCTGCCCCAAAGCTCATGGGGCCACCTAAACAAAAAAGAATAATGTGTCCCTGGGCCTGGTGTAACAGTTCCCGTTCGCGCTCATTTAACGTATTTGTATCGGCCCCAGCAGTGATGGTTTCTAGCCGCTGCATTTGCAAATCTGTGAGGCTTTTGACCGTCAGGAGATTCGCCACAAAAACCCCCGCTGCCACCGCCGTGATCAAATCGACAAAGACGGTTAACAATAAAACACCATACATTAATCCCGTCGCTTTCCAGGAAATTTTGTGGGCCCGTTTCAAGAAACTCCAATCAATAATGTCAATGCCCACCTTGATCAAAATGCCCGCTAAGACCGCATGGGGGATGGGGGCCGTGAGGGGGGCCGCCCCAAGTAAAATCACCAATAACACCAAAGCATGGAGCATGCCTGCAAGGTTGCTTTTGCCCCCAGAGCGCACATTGATCACTGTCCGCATCGTTGCCCCAGCCCCCGGTAGTCCTCCCACAAAGCCAGAGAGAAAATTGCCAATGCCTTGGCCGATTAATTCTTGATCGGAGTCGTGCTGGGTACGGGTGATATTGTCCGCAACTAAAGAAGTCAGAAGCGAATCAATGGCGCCTAGGGTACCGAGGATCACGCCATAGCCAAGCATTTGACGCAACAGAGGCAGGCTGAAATAGGGCCAATGGAGGGTCGGAAAACCCTGGGGAATGTCGCCAATGCGCGCCAAGTCAGGATTGGGAATTAACAGAGATAAAATCGTGCAGATGACCAGAGCAAGGAGGGGAGAGGGGACAAGACGATTGAGCCGGGCCGGTGAAGCA
It encodes the following:
- a CDS encoding ribulose bisphosphate carboxylase small subunit, yielding MVVRSTAAPPTPWSKDLAEPKIHESAYVHSFSNLIGDVTVCEHVLISPGTSIRADEGAPFHIGAATNIQDGVVIHGLEQGRVVGADGHDYSVWIGDRSCITHMALVHGPAYIGNDCFVGFRSTVFNARIGDGCVIMMHALVQDVDIPPGKYVPSGAVITNQQQVERLSNVTEADRAFAKQVVEINEALREVSPGATNNGSRIAANQQPTPSSSTNTSGTSEHQSVGNMSLNGDLYNQVRGLAAQGCTFTAEYANKRRFKTKSWLSAGFVEGHSADQIIGNLNRVLADHAGEYVQLIAVAPNSKSRAAEIVVQRPGDSAPVQTSTTASYSNNGNRSNGTSAGSQAAAVGGDLTSQIHALASQGCSFTAEHANTRRFKTQSWLSAGFVEGHSAEQIITNVNGLLGQYPNEYVQVIAVDPHSKFRVAELIVQRPGETGTLSTKATASARRSGNKVVNTASGGDVAGQIAALASQGCSFTAEHASTRRFKTQSWLGAGFVEGHSANQILANIQAIAAQFPNEYVQLIAVDPNSKTRAAEIIIQRPGNNAPVQTATATSSFSGGTKAAPSSNGFGGHSSGSLSGDVVSKVRSLLMQGYKIGTEHADKRRFRVKSWSSCGTIDSTQEAEVLRHLEGCLQEHSGEYVRMIGVDEAAKRRVLEEIIQRP
- a CDS encoding EutN/CcmL family microcompartment protein, with product MQIAKVRGTVVSTYKAESLRGIKFLLVQFIDEQGQPLPKYEVAGDLVGAGVNEWVLVSRGGAARTETGMEGRPLDAMVIGIIDTVNVDNRSLYSKKDAG
- a CDS encoding carbon dioxide-concentrating mechanism protein CcmK; protein product: MSIAVGMVETLGFPAVVEAADAMVKAARVTLVGYEKIGSGRVTVIVRGDVSEVQASVSAGTDNVSRVNGGQVLSTHIIARPHENLEYVLPIRYTEAVEQFRESVNPQPLRRV
- a CDS encoding carbon dioxide-concentrating mechanism protein CcmK, translated to MPIAVGMIETRGFPAVVEAADAMVKAARVTLVGYEKIGSGRVTVIVRGDVSEVQASVSAGIESANRVNGGEVLSTHIIARPHENLEYVLPIRYTEEVEQFRTY
- a CDS encoding SulP family inorganic anion transporter, yielding MASIANIGHWISRPTFRHWRGDFFGGLTAAIVALPLALAFGVSSGAGAIAGMYGAICTGFFAALFGGTPAQITGPTGPMTVVMATVLTAAARTADDPATGLAIAFTVVMLGGLFQILLGILRLGKYITLIPYTVISGFMSGIGVIIVVLQFGPLLGYPGGANILGAVQEIPYDLTHPYLGATALGLLTLAIVFASPARLNRLVPSPLLALVICTILSLLIPNPDLARIGDIPQGFPTLHWPYFSLPLLRQMLGYGVILGTLGAIDSLLTSLVADNITRTQHDSDQELIGQGIGNFLSGFVGGLPGAGATMRTVINVRSGGKSNLAGMLHALVLLVILLGAAPLTAPIPHAVLAGILIKVGIDIIDWSFLKRAHKISWKATGLMYGVLLLTVFVDLITAVAAGVFVANLLTVKSLTDLQMQRLETITAGADTNTLNERERELLHQAQGHIILFCLGGPMSFGAAKGIAQRMAIVEKYEVLILDLSEVPRMGVTASLAVETMIRDAHGRGREVFLVGAMGQVRDRLRKLEVLKLLPPRNRVTNRLDALQQAIAFIQQRKA